Proteins from a genomic interval of Capsicum annuum cultivar UCD-10X-F1 chromosome 4, UCD10Xv1.1, whole genome shotgun sequence:
- the LOC107867530 gene encoding annexin D1-like translates to MASLTVPAHVPSAAEDCEQLRSAFKGWGTNEKLIISILAHRTAAQRKLIRQTYAETFGEDLLKELDRELTHDFEKLVLVWTLDPSERDAHLAKEATKRWTKSNFVLVELACTRSPKELVLAREAYHARYKKSLEEDVAYHTTGDHRKLLVPLVSSYRYGGEEVDLRLAKAESKILHEKISDKAYSDDEVIRILATRSKAQLNATLNHYKDEHGEDILKQLEDGDEFVALLRATIKGLVYPEHYFVEVLRDAINRRGTEEDHLTRVIATRAEVDLKIIADEYQKRDSIPLGRAIAKDTRGDYESMLLALLGQEED, encoded by the exons ATGGCAAGTCTAACCGTTCCAGCACATGTTCCTTCGGCTGCTGAAGACTGTGAACAACTCCGATCTGCCTTCAAAG GATGGGGAACAAATGAGAAGTTGATCATATCAATTTTGGCTCATAGAACTGCTGCTCAGCGCAAATTGATTCGTCAAACTTATGCTGAGACTTTCGGAGAGGATCTACTTAAAGAGTTGGACAGAGAACTTACCCATGATTTTGAG AAATTGGTGCTAGTGTGGACGTTGGATCCTTCAGAACGTGATGCTCATTTGGCTAAGGAAGCTACTAAGAGATGGACAAAAAGCAACTTTGTTCTTGTGGAGCTAGCTTGTACCAGATCGCCTAAAGAACTGGTTTTGGCTAGGGAAGCTTATCATGCACGTTACAAGAAATCTCTTGAAGAGGATGTTGCCTATCACACTACTGGGGATCACCGCAAG CTTTTGGTACCTCTTGTGAGCTCCTACCGATATGGAGGAGAGGAGGTGGACTTGCGCCTTGCTAAAGCAGAATCTAAAATTCTGCATGAGAAGATCTCCGATAAGGCTTACAGTGATGATGAGGTCATTAGAATTTTAGCCACAAGGAGCAAAGCGCAACTCAATGCTACTTTGAATCATTACAAAGATGAACATGGTGAGGATATCCTAAAG CAATTGGAAGATGGGGATGAGTTTGTTGCACTATTGAGGGCCACCATTAAAGGTCTTGTCTACCCGGAGCACTATTTTGTGGAGGTTCTTCGTGATGCAATCAACAGGAGAGGGACAGAGGAAGATCATCTGACAAGAGTTATTGCTACAAGGGCTGAGGTCGATCTGAAGATTATCGCTGATGAGTACCAGAAGAGGGATAGCATTCCCCTGGGTCGCGCCATTGCCAAAGATACAAGAGGAGATTATGAGAGTATGCTGTTGGCTTTGCTTGGACAAGAGGAGGACTGA